Proteins found in one Lycium ferocissimum isolate CSIRO_LF1 chromosome 6, AGI_CSIRO_Lferr_CH_V1, whole genome shotgun sequence genomic segment:
- the LOC132059924 gene encoding uncharacterized protein LOC132059924: MIPKHNSSLKFTPSKSKVECLEDSPELKNNASDSVTMAGVMQPANFSDICDIPELNDENYKIWKEIILLHLGCMDIDYAIRKDESPINEISTQAEIALHEQWERSNRLSVMFIKTKISAGIHDSVEQYNNVKVLLKAIDEQFETSDKALASTLIMKFSSMRLTSVRGVHEHIMKMQDLAAQLKTLEVEMSETFLVHYILNSLPLQYDPFKISYDTHKDKCSINEFMAMCVQEEGRLLMKTRESAFMDTQEKKNYQANKKWKGKAPLEPESDIKKESMCRFCRKKGHIKKDCIKYQK; this comes from the exons ATGATCCCTAAGCACAATTCTTCTCTAAAATTCACACCATCTAAAAGTAAGGTTGAGTGCTTAGAAGACTCACCGGAATTGAAAAACAACGCCAGCGACTCCGTTACAATGGCTGGAG TTATGCAACCTGCGAATTTCTCTGATATTTGTGATATTCCCGAACTGAATGATGAGAACTATAAGATCTGGAAGGAGATAATTCTTCTTCACTTAGGGTGCATGGACATTGATTATGCTATCAGGAAAGACGAATCACCTATTAATGAAATTAGCACTCAAGCTGAGATTGCTCTTCATGAACAATGGGAGCGCTCGAACCGTTTGAGTGTTATGTTCATTAAGACCAAAATCTCTGCTGGTATTCATGATTCTGTCGAACAATATAACAATGTCAAGGTATTACTGAAGGCTATTGATGAACAGTTTGAGACTTCAGATAAGGCACTTGCTAGCACCCTGATTATGAAATTCTCATCAATGAGGCTCACCAGTGTGAGAGGTGTGCATGAGCACATCATGAAAATGCAAGACTTAGCGGCTCAACTAAAGACTCTTGAGGTTGAAATGTCTGAAACTTTTCTTGTGCACTATATTTTGAACTCTCTTCCTTTACAGTACGACCCCTTTAAGATCTCCTATGACACACATAAAGATAAATGCTCTATTAATGAATTTATGGCCATGTGTGTTCAAGAGGAGGGCCGATTGCTGATGAAAACAAGAGAAAGTGCATTCATGGAtactcaagaaaagaagaactaTCAAGCCAATAAGAAGTGGAAAGGAAAAGCACCACTTGAACCTGAATCTGATATCAAGAAAGAATCCATGTGTCGCTTCTGTAGAAAGAAGGGGCACATAAAGAAGGATTGTATCAAGTATCAGAAATAG